The sequence below is a genomic window from Bacteroidales bacterium.
CTGAAAGAATGGCGCTCCGGGAGGGTGCCCTACCTCAAGCTTGTAGGCGGTGGAAATATATTCCCCGCAATCCCACCAGCTTACTGTGGGTTCTTTCGTTAAAAGGTAAACCGCGGAGGCGAAGATAAAAACTATCCATCCCAACACGTTATTCATTACTTTAAAATTCTTTAGAAAATTCATAATTCCCTTTTTGTAATTAAGGTTACGAAAATACTAAAATGATGTTAATTTATCCGTCATTTTAAGAAAAAAATTAATTTTACTGTCTTTTAATTACGAAATCATGCTTTGTTTTTTTCGTTTTATAGAATACCTGAAATATAGACTTCATGCAAAGTCTGAATTTAAAATTCATGCCCCTTTTTGTTATGAATTTTATACAAAAGCGATAAAAACTCATAAAAAAGCGAAAAAACATCTTTCTGAAATTGAAAAAAGAAAAAAAATTTTACTTCATTCAAACGAAAAGATTACAGTTCAAGACTTGGGAACAGGGTTGGCTAAGAAGCCATCAACACGAAAAATTTCCAGGATAATTACAGGCAGTTCAAGTTCAAAAAAAGAAATGCGGACGTTTTTTTCTATGGTTCAGTTTTTAAAACCCTTGAACATAGTTGAATTAGGGACATCATTAGGCTTTACAACCATGGCGATGTCAAAGGCACAAAGTAATATTGAGATTATTACTATTGAAGGCTGCTCTGAAACAGCAGCATGGGCTCAAAAAAATTTCGATAACTCAGGCTTCCCAATTAAAATTATTAAAGGTGATATAGAAAAAGCGCTCCCTTTTGTCCTTGAGGGTTTGAAAACAATAGGCATGGTTTATTTTGATGCAAATCATACCCGGGAGGCTACTTTAAATTATTTTAATATTTGCCTGCCATACATCAATCAACAAAGCGTTTTTATTTTTGACGACATATATTGGTCGCCTGATATGAAAGCTGTCTGGAATGAAATATATATGCATCATGAAGTGAGTCTCAGCATTGATTTGTTTCATTTTGGATTAGTGTTTTTTAATAAAAAAATAGCAAAGCAACATTTTGTTTTGAAGTATTGACGTACCTTTGTTAAAACTAATTTTGTTATGTCTCAGCAGGTAATTAAGTTGGCAGGTATTGCAAAGCACTACAAGGTCGGGGCGCATATTGTTAAAGCCTTACAGGACATCTCTCTTGAAATCCAAAAAAACGAATATGTTGCACTTATGGGGCCTTCGGGTTCCGGAAAATCAACATTGATGAATCTTCTCGGATGTCTTGATACTGCAACCAAAGGAGAATATATTCTGAACAACAGGGATGTCAGCAAGCTTGATGATAACGAATTGGCAGAGATACGTAATAAGGAAATAGGCTTTGTTTTTCAGACATTCAATCTTTTGCCGCGCTCTACAGCACTTGACAATGTTACTTTACCGCTCATTTACGCCGGTTATGGAAAGGCCCGGAGGTTGGAACGTGCCAAAGAAGTGTTGGAGCAAGTTCAGCTTGCTGACCGTGTTACACATAAGCCGAATGAACTTTCCGGAGGGCAACGACAGCGTGTAGCTATCGCCAGAGCATTGGTCAATCACCCGTCAATTATCCTGGCTGACGAACCAACCGGCAACCTTGACTCCAAAACTTCTATAGAGATAATGGGATTGTTTGAGGAAATTCATGAAAAAGGAAATACAATTATTTTAGTTACTCACGAAGAAGATATTGCACGTCACGCCCATCGTATCATTCGCCTTAAAGATGGTTTAGTGGACGAAGATATGCTGAATGAAAATGTCCGTAAAATGGCTTACTATAAAGATACTTTTCATGCAACAAATTAAATGGCTGAAAAAATAAAAAAAATATATACCAAAACCGGTGATGAAGGAAACACATCGCTTCTGGGAGGTACAATTATAAAAAAATCCGATTTAAGAGTTGAAGCATACGGCGCCCTTGATGAACTGAATTCATATATAGGACTTGTGAGGGATTTTGCCATAGAACAGGAGATGAAGGAAATCCTGTTAAAAATTCAGGAACATGTTTTTATAGCAGAATCTATGATAGCAGCGGATACGCCATCGGTGATGAACACATTGCCAAAGTTAAACAAAATGAATATTAGCATGATCGAACAAGAAATAGATAAAATGGCGCAAACTCTTGTTCCGCAACATAATTTTATACTTCCGGGCGGTCACCCGCTGGTGTCATACTGTCATATTGTAAGGACTGTTTGCCGAAGAGCAGAGAGATGTATTGTAAGGATTGAAAATACAAACGAATATTATTCAATAATTATAAAATACATAAACCGCCTTTCCGATTATTTTTTTATTCTGGCCCGTTATATAACCAAAGAGTTGGGTATTGAAGAAAATTACTGGAAGCCATAAAATATCATTTACAGCATTTAAATAAATTTGTTAAAAAATTAAAAAATTTTTATTCACTCAATAAGCAGGAGTATTTTATCGTTATCCTGATATAACAGGACTTTCAGAGGTAAAACGATGATAAATAAAAGTGGTTTAAATGTGAAATATAAAAGAATATTGTTTTTTGCTTGACTTTTTGTAATTAATAATTATATTTTTGCAAAAAATTTTAAAAAGGGAAGTATGTATTGGACATTAGAACTTGCCTCAAAACTTGAAGACGCTCCCTGGCCGGCCACCAAAGATGAGCTGATAGATTATGCACAGCGCACCGGATTACCTATGGAGGTCATCGAAAACCTGAAAGAGATAGAGGACGAAGGCGAGATTTACGAAAGTATTGAGGATATCTGGCCCGATTATCCTACCAAAGAAGATTTCTTCTTTCATGAAGATGAATACTAAAATTATGTATAACATATACAGAAACTCCCGAAAGGGAGTTTTTTTTATGCCAGAATAAACATTTTAATTTGAATAAAATCACGAAGAACGCAAAGTTTTACACAAAGACCGCCAAGAGTTTCCATATTATTCTTAAAACTTACACATGCTCTTGAAGCGTGAAATCGCCTGAACAAAACTATTTATTTGCCTGCTGGGCAATCAAAAACTCAAACTGTTCAGGGGTGATGGCATCTTCAATTTTGTAAGTCCCTATTGCATCACGGCGCAAAGCGTTCAGGTATGCCCCGCAACCCAATGCATTGCCTAGGTCACGTGCTAAAGCCCGAATATAAGTTCCTTTGCTGCAAACAATCATAAAATCAACTTCAGGCAGGCGGATAGCAGTGATATTAATATTTATAATGTTTATTTCCCTCGGTTCAATTTTGCATTCCTGTTGGTTACGGGCAAAATCATAAGCCCGCCTTCCGCCAATTTTTACTGCCGAAAACAAAGGAGGCACCTGTTGTTGTAAGCCCGTGAATTTTTTACAGGCCCCGATAATTTCTTTTTCTGTAAGATGGGAAATTTCAAAAGTTTTATCAACAGCTGTTTCCATATCATAAGATGGAGTGGTGGCGCCAAGATAAAAAGTTCCTGAATATGTTTTGTCCATTCCCTGAAATTCTTCTATTCTTTTTGTATATTTCCCGGTGCATACAATCAGAAGGCCGGTGGCCAAAGGGTCAAGGGTGCCTGCATGGCCGACCTTGATTTTTTTTATTCCCAGTTGTTGTTTCAGCACTTGCCTTATCTTTCCTACAACATCAAAAGAAGTCCACTTATATGGCTTATTGATAAGAAGAATTTCCCCGGCCTGAAAGTCAAACATGCTTAAATGATTTTCAGGTCAACGCCCGACAACAACAATATGATGATTATAGAGCCGATTATGATACGGTAATAGCCAAATACCCTGAACCCGAATTTTGTCAGAAAAGCAATGAATGCTTTTATTGCTATCAATGCCACAACAAACGCCACCAGGTTTCCCAACAGAAGCAGGTTTATATGGTGTGTGTTCAGATGGTTATCGTTTAAGAAAAACAGAGTTTCATAATCCGAAAAAAGTTTATAGCATGTGGCGGCAAGCATGGTGGGCACGGCAAGAAAAAAACTGAACTCTGCAGCTTGCTTGCGGCTAAGGCACTGTGTCATTCCTCCGATGATGCTGGCAGCCGAGCGGCTTACTCCCGGTATAACGGAAATTACCTGAAACAGGCCGATAATAAATGCATTTTTAAATGACATTTTTTTGTCGTTTTTTTCATTGTTTTTAAACCAGTTGTCAACGAAAATAAGTATGATACCCCCAGCAAACAGCGCCATGGCAACAATCAGCACGCTTTCGAGCATCTGATCAATAAAAGCTTCAAGCAAAAAAGCGATGATAAGCGGAATGCAGGCAATACCCAGTTTTAAATAAAAATCAAATGACTGAAAAAAACGTTTGAAATACATCACAACAACGGCAAGAATAGCACCAAGTTGAATGTTTACGGTAAATGCTTTGGAAAATTCGTTCGGCTCTATGCCCAGCAAAGCCTCTGTGATAATCATATGTCCTGTTGAAGAAACTGGGAGAAATTCAGTAAGCCCCTCAACAATGGCAATAATAATTGCCTCCAGATAGGTCATTCAGCAGTTTTTTGTTTTGGCTTCAGCATGATAGCAACCACTTCAGCGACGAAACCAAGCAGAATCAGAATAGGTGCAACCGTCAGGCGCTGGGTGTTGAACATATCGTAATTGAATACATTGGGGTCGTCGGAGCCTCCACCCGCCATCAGTATAAATCCAAGAGCGATGAGTAAAATGCCCGCAAGCATGATGATGTAGTTTCTTTTGTCGAACAACAAGCCTGCAGTTTGTTTGTCAGGTAGCTTCGATTTGGTTGTGGCTTTGGCAGCTTCGGCTTTGGGGGCGGCAACAACATCCGCTTTTTTGGTATCCACAGCAAGCGGCTTTTTTACGATATTGGGTTTGCGCTTTTGTGCCATTTATTTTGGTTTTAATGTGTTTTTATGTTTTGCAGATTCTTTAATTTCTAAAGAAATAATGTTAAGTTTTCTAATTTCAAAAGTACAAATAATCTGTTTTGATTTTCAAATATTTTCTTACAGAGATAAATGTTGAAATCCACGATATTGTAAGCCCGACGAGTACAACAAATGCAAACAGTAAAAGAAAAAGGTCAATGCTTTGGAGGCTGATAATTTCAGGGATTTCTTTGCGGGAAACATATATCACTCCCGTAAGCATAAATATTGCCAGCAGAGAGGAAATCATTCCGTGAATGAGGCTGGTGTTCAGAAAAGGCCTGCGGATAAAGCCTTCAGTGGCTCCCACCAGCTGCATGCTTTTGATGAGGAAGCGTTTTGAATATACTGCCAGCCTTATGGTATTGTTGATAAGCGTGATGGCGATTACAAGCAGAAGTATGCTAAATACAAGCAACACCGCCGAAATTTTACTGATGTTGCTGTTGATTTGCTGCACAAGCGATTTCTGATAAACTATTTCTTTAACATTGGGATTTTTCTTAAGTTGTTGTTCAATTTCTTCAAAATACACAGGGTAAGCGTATTGTGCTTTCAGGTGGACTTCAATAGAAGTATGCAAAGGATTATAACCGATAAATTTTACAAAGTCTTCACCCAGCTCTTCCTGAAAGGTTTCGGCAGCTTTTTCCTCACTGATATATTCTGTAGAGCGCACATACTCGTTGGCGTCAAGTTCTTTCTGCAAATGAATTATCTCGGCTTCTTTCACATTTTTGTTCATGTAAACGGAAAAGCCAATGTTTTCTTTAACATAGTCGGATAATTTTTTTGTGTGCAGCAGCAGCAACCCTATCAGGCCGATGGCAAACAACACCAGCGAAATGCTGACAATGGTAGTGATGCGTGAACCAAACAGGCGGCGTTTTGTAAAACGTTCTTCTTTTTTTGGCATATTGGCTTAAACAGGTTGCTAAATTAATAAAATTAATGATAATGGGAAAAATTGAAGAAGTCAATACTGAAATAATTAGTGGCCCGTATGTATCCACCAGATGGCCGATGTGAGAGGCTCTCCGGTTGGCTTTTGCTCACCAGCTTCCCACTCGATTAGTGTTTCGTTGTTCATTTTTCTCGTTTATACTCTTATGATTCGAATAATATGTTGTCAAGTTATCAAGATTTATGTGTGTGTTTGTGCAAAATTTAATGTGGTGTTTTTAGTTGGCTTGTGTTTTAGAAAAACACCTCTTTTAATTTTGCTAAGGGTTGTCTACTTTTCATTTTTCATTTCTGTCTTTATGCAGCAAAAATTCCATTGTCGTTTTTTTCAGCTTGCCCCAACTAAGCTTACTTTTTGGTAACCAATCTCGCAAAAGCGGTTTTTTAGTTCATGCTGAAATTTCCGGCTTCAAAGTTCTTAACCCTAACTCAGGTAATTACTCAAAATCTTTTCTTAATTTCGCAGTTTACTCCGTTGTGCGAAGTTAGAAACTTCGCACTGTACGCTGGCGTTGAATTTCATTCTATGTTATATACAAATTCAATTGTTCCTTTATTTTTGTTTTATTGATTAGATTCTTCCACTAATTGCCGTTTTTTCTTAATTATTTTCTTTAATATTTTCACAATAAATTATAAACTGTTTAACAAAGTTTCCGAACTTCGCACCAAATAAGGCATTAAAAAATGACAAAAGAAACG
It includes:
- a CDS encoding cob(I)yrinic acid a,c-diamide adenosyltransferase, translating into MAEKIKKIYTKTGDEGNTSLLGGTIIKKSDLRVEAYGALDELNSYIGLVRDFAIEQEMKEILLKIQEHVFIAESMIAADTPSVMNTLPKLNKMNISMIEQEIDKMAQTLVPQHNFILPGGHPLVSYCHIVRTVCRRAERCIVRIENTNEYYSIIIKYINRLSDYFFILARYITKELGIEENYWKP
- a CDS encoding permease-like cell division protein FtsX — protein: MPKKEERFTKRRLFGSRITTIVSISLVLFAIGLIGLLLLHTKKLSDYVKENIGFSVYMNKNVKEAEIIHLQKELDANEYVRSTEYISEEKAAETFQEELGEDFVKFIGYNPLHTSIEVHLKAQYAYPVYFEEIEQQLKKNPNVKEIVYQKSLVQQINSNISKISAVLLVFSILLLVIAITLINNTIRLAVYSKRFLIKSMQLVGATEGFIRRPFLNTSLIHGMISSLLAIFMLTGVIYVSRKEIPEIISLQSIDLFLLLFAFVVLVGLTISWISTFISVRKYLKIKTDYLYF
- a CDS encoding class I SAM-dependent methyltransferase, with amino-acid sequence MLCFFRFIEYLKYRLHAKSEFKIHAPFCYEFYTKAIKTHKKAKKHLSEIEKRKKILLHSNEKITVQDLGTGLAKKPSTRKISRIITGSSSSKKEMRTFFSMVQFLKPLNIVELGTSLGFTTMAMSKAQSNIEIITIEGCSETAAWAQKNFDNSGFPIKIIKGDIEKALPFVLEGLKTIGMVYFDANHTREATLNYFNICLPYINQQSVFIFDDIYWSPDMKAVWNEIYMHHEVSLSIDLFHFGLVFFNKKIAKQHFVLKY
- the truB gene encoding tRNA pseudouridine(55) synthase TruB, whose translation is MFDFQAGEILLINKPYKWTSFDVVGKIRQVLKQQLGIKKIKVGHAGTLDPLATGLLIVCTGKYTKRIEEFQGMDKTYSGTFYLGATTPSYDMETAVDKTFEISHLTEKEIIGACKKFTGLQQQVPPLFSAVKIGGRRAYDFARNQQECKIEPREINIININITAIRLPEVDFMIVCSKGTYIRALARDLGNALGCGAYLNALRRDAIGTYKIEDAITPEQFEFLIAQQANK
- a CDS encoding DUF2795 domain-containing protein, whose protein sequence is MYWTLELASKLEDAPWPATKDELIDYAQRTGLPMEVIENLKEIEDEGEIYESIEDIWPDYPTKEDFFFHEDEY
- a CDS encoding DUF3098 domain-containing protein, translated to MAQKRKPNIVKKPLAVDTKKADVVAAPKAEAAKATTKSKLPDKQTAGLLFDKRNYIIMLAGILLIALGFILMAGGGSDDPNVFNYDMFNTQRLTVAPILILLGFVAEVVAIMLKPKQKTAE
- a CDS encoding undecaprenyl-diphosphate phosphatase, encoding MTYLEAIIIAIVEGLTEFLPVSSTGHMIITEALLGIEPNEFSKAFTVNIQLGAILAVVVMYFKRFFQSFDFYLKLGIACIPLIIAFLLEAFIDQMLESVLIVAMALFAGGIILIFVDNWFKNNEKNDKKMSFKNAFIIGLFQVISVIPGVSRSAASIIGGMTQCLSRKQAAEFSFFLAVPTMLAATCYKLFSDYETLFFLNDNHLNTHHINLLLLGNLVAFVVALIAIKAFIAFLTKFGFRVFGYYRIIIGSIIIILLLSGVDLKII
- a CDS encoding ABC transporter ATP-binding protein; its protein translation is MSQQVIKLAGIAKHYKVGAHIVKALQDISLEIQKNEYVALMGPSGSGKSTLMNLLGCLDTATKGEYILNNRDVSKLDDNELAEIRNKEIGFVFQTFNLLPRSTALDNVTLPLIYAGYGKARRLERAKEVLEQVQLADRVTHKPNELSGGQRQRVAIARALVNHPSIILADEPTGNLDSKTSIEIMGLFEEIHEKGNTIILVTHEEDIARHAHRIIRLKDGLVDEDMLNENVRKMAYYKDTFHATN